A window of the Lolium perenne isolate Kyuss_39 chromosome 7, Kyuss_2.0, whole genome shotgun sequence genome harbors these coding sequences:
- the LOC127326638 gene encoding uncharacterized protein encodes MAEMSVAPVRSMDDGFWLERDHHDDSAASDAVVSAYLLSDVDVQAIDDLLMGYQDDQYEEEQHALLLHGDHGDAAGSEDDYEEDSDDDDDDSEEEEESDGEFEELSLLQMLRPTRHIPRFLGGSAPHFVTAGTTGGYMRVAAADAPHQEQEGGGERHILVHYRYTRFSAASSSDGSVETRGSTREHQLRFIAAAGHGARSLAWAGASLSHLIYPDGCIKRLRELWTSLASQVSLPPGAGRVEVFVDVGILRNASSTEASMDHMRAALEGMMEKPWPTRFTGMELNLPEPVRCGHDDNDTDGEQRPAKRRKVVATEDEESCSVCYELLKGDDLAAWPGCGKPHVLHGACMQAVLESNPLCPMCRRDLHIQPKF; translated from the coding sequence CGCCTCCGACGCCGTCGTCTCTGCTTACCTCCTCTCCGACGTTGACGTTCAGGCAATAGATGACCTGCTGATGGGGTACCAGGACGACCAGTACGAAGAGGAACAACATGCGCTTCTTCTTCACGGGGACCATGGAGACGCGGCCGGTTCCGAGGATGACTACGAGGAGGacagcgatgatgatgacgatgattcggaggaggaagaggaaagcGACGGCGAGTTTGAAGAGCTCTCGTTGTTACAGATGCTACGCCCCACGAGGCACATCCCGCGGTTCCTTGGAGGTTCGGCCCCGCACTTCGTCACCGCAGGGACGACGGGCGGCTACATGCGGGTCGCCGCCGCGGACGCTCCGCACCAAGAACAAGAAGGAGGAGGCGAGAGGCACATCCTGGTGCACTACCGCTACACCCGCTTCTCGGCCGCATCGTCGTCGGACGGCAGCGTGGAAACGCGCGGGAGCACGAGAGAGCACCAGCTCCGGTTCATCGCCGCCGCCGGCCACGGGGCCAGGTCGCTCGCGTGGGCCGGCGCGTCGCTGTCTCACCTGATATACCCTGACGGCTGCATCAAGCGACTCCGGGAGCTGTGGACGAGCCTGGCATCACAGGTGAGCCTCCCGCCAGGCGCCGGGCGCGTCGAGGTGTTCGTCGACGTCGGCATCCTCCGGAATGCGAGCAGCACGGAGGCCAGCATGGACCACATGCGCGCCGCCCTGGAGGGCATGATGGAGAAGCCCTGGCCCACTCGCTTCACCGGCATGGAGCTCAACCTGCCGGAACCGGTGCGGTGCGGCCACGACGACAACGACACGGATGGCGAACAGAGGCCGGCGAAGCGAAGGAAGGTGGTGGCCACCGAGGACGAGGAGAGCTGCAGCGTCTGCTACGAGCTTCTCAAGGGCGACGACCTCGCGGCGTGGCCGGGATGCGGCAAGCCCCACGTCCTCCATGGCGCGTGCATGCAGGCCGTCCTTGAGAGCAACCCGTTGTGTCCGATGTGCAGGCGCGATCTACACATCCAGCCCAAATTCTAA